From the genome of Chroicocephalus ridibundus chromosome 1, bChrRid1.1, whole genome shotgun sequence, one region includes:
- the JAM2 gene encoding junctional adhesion molecule B isoform X2 yields MSLRIEWKKIQSQEVSFVYYNGEFTGDLRGRAEMLNTGIRIRNVTRKDSATYRCEISAKSEEGQRLGEATITLTVLVAPTTPVCEVPSSAMTGTVVELSCKETEGSPPSEYQWYKNGVPLLEKTGTGSARAANITYTMNKKSGTLLFNTVTRNDTGEYYCEASNGIGLSQKCSVKRMQVDDLNVSGIIAAVVFVALVMALCGLGVFYAQKKGYFTKGGSSQKKTNYQSTSEKDFKHTKSFVI; encoded by the exons ATGAGCTTAAGAATagaatggaagaaaatacagtCTCAAGAAGTCTCGTTTGTCTACTACAATGGTGAATTTACAG GTGATCTTCGAGGCCGAGCAGAGATGCTGAATACAGGAATTCGTATTAGGAATGTGACTAGAAAGGATTCTGCAACATACCGCTGTGAAATCAGTGCAAAGAGTGAAGAGGGGCAACGCCTGGGAGAGGCTACTATTACTCTCACAGTATTGG TTGCTCCAACAACTCCGGTATGTGAGGTACCCAGCTCTGCAATGACGGGAACAGTAGTGGAACTGAGCTGTAAGGAGACTGAGGGATCTCCTCCCTCTGAGTACCAGTGGTACAAGAATGGTGTTCCCTTACTGGAAAAGACAGGAACAGGCAGTGCTAGAGCAGCAAACATAACTTACACCATGAATAAAAAGTCTGGCACTCTG CTATTTAACACAGTTACAAGGAATGACACTGGAGAGTATTACTGTGAAGCCTCCAATGGGATCGGATTATCTCAGAAATGCTCAGTGAAGCGAATGCAAGTTG ATGACCTTAATGTAAGTGGTATCATCGCTGCAGTAGTATTTGTGGCTCTGGTAATGGCATTGTGTGGCCTTGGAGTATTTTATGCCCAAAAAAAGGGCTACTTTACAA aaggagGTTCTTCCCA